In Fusobacterium necrogenes, the following proteins share a genomic window:
- a CDS encoding ubiquitin family protein, translating to MNDKVIKKFKLSKGGVNNQHWRVLIPKNFWEDLELKEGDNIEISISDDKVIKIRKVEIK from the coding sequence TTGAATGATAAGGTAATTAAAAAGTTTAAATTAAGTAAAGGAGGTGTCAATAATCAACATTGGAGAGTTTTAATTCCTAAAAATTTTTGGGAAGATTTAGAACTCAAAGAGGGGGATAATATTGAAATTTCTATAAGTGATGATAAAGTAATAAAAATAAGAAAAGTAGAAATTAAATAA